Proteins co-encoded in one Paraburkholderia edwinii genomic window:
- the kdpC gene encoding potassium-transporting ATPase subunit KdpC has translation MKNLLRPLFTLFIAMTVLTGLIFPAAVTAVSQAVFPNQANGSLIEKNGKTVGSTLLGQQFDAPYYFWGRLSATTPNPYNAQSSGGSNLGPTNPALADEVKGRISALHDADPANTAPIPVDLVTSSASGLDPEISPAAAAYQAARVAKARGLSREQIDGLIAQSTSGRQLGIFGERRVNVLKLNLALDDLKPVN, from the coding sequence ATGAAAAATCTGTTACGTCCGCTGTTTACCCTGTTCATTGCCATGACGGTACTGACGGGCCTCATCTTTCCCGCTGCCGTGACCGCAGTGAGTCAGGCTGTGTTTCCGAATCAGGCAAACGGCAGCCTGATTGAGAAAAACGGAAAAACTGTGGGCTCCACACTGCTTGGTCAGCAGTTTGATGCGCCCTACTATTTCTGGGGCCGTCTCTCGGCGACGACGCCGAATCCGTACAACGCACAGTCGTCGGGCGGATCGAACCTGGGTCCCACTAACCCGGCACTCGCAGACGAGGTCAAGGGGCGCATCTCGGCCCTTCACGATGCGGACCCTGCGAACACGGCACCGATTCCTGTCGATCTGGTAACGTCATCCGCAAGCGGCCTAGACCCCGAAATCAGTCCCGCTGCGGCAGCCTATCAGGCTGCCCGGGTCGCAAAAGCGCGCGGGTTGTCGCGCGAACAGATCGACGGCCTGATCGCACAGAGCACGAGCGGTCGCCAGCTCGGCATCTTCGGTGAGCGGCGTGTCAATGTGCTGAAGCTTAACCTCGCACTCGACGATCTCAAGCCAGTGAATTGA
- the kdpA gene encoding potassium-transporting ATPase subunit KdpA → MNASNLFQMVLFIVVLIAIAIPLGRYMTGVLDGSSVVVRRIGRPLEHLLYRVAGVDPESEMSWKHYVVAVLLFNALGALAVYVILRVQQWLPANPQAFGPMTPDAAFNTAVSFVTNTNWQDYSGESTVSYLSQMLAFTVQNFMSAATGIAVVVALIRGFARHSVKTIGNFWVDMTRTTLYILLPISFLLAIFFVSQGAIQNFKAYQDVSTVQVTTYQTPKTDAQGNAVKDAKGNPVMQDVKADRQTIAMGPVASQEAIKMLGTNGGGFFNANSAHPFENPTPLSNFVQLVTMLSIGAALCMVFGRMVGDRRQGYAVLAAMTIAFAVACWSEISAEQAGNPMFASLNVDQSASAMQAGGNQEGKEVRFGIADSGIFTVATTAASCGAVNNMHDSLTPLGGLVPILMMQLGEVVFGGVGSGLYGMLVFALLAVFIAGLMIGRTPEYIGKKIEAYDMKMASIAILVMPMIVLVGTSIGVISPLGTAGIANPGTHGFSEILYAFTSAGNNNGSAFAGLSVNTPFYNVLLAIAMWFGRFVPIVAVLAIAGSLAAKKRLAVTEGTLPTHGPLFVVMLLGSVMLIGALTFVPALALGPIAEHLQMLAGH, encoded by the coding sequence ATGAATGCCAGCAACCTGTTTCAGATGGTCCTGTTTATCGTCGTGCTGATCGCGATCGCGATTCCGCTCGGTCGTTACATGACAGGAGTACTCGACGGCTCTTCGGTCGTCGTGCGCCGGATCGGTCGCCCGCTAGAGCATCTGCTTTATCGCGTGGCGGGGGTTGATCCGGAATCGGAAATGTCATGGAAGCACTACGTGGTCGCCGTGCTGCTGTTCAATGCGCTCGGCGCACTCGCTGTGTACGTGATCCTGCGCGTGCAGCAATGGCTCCCCGCCAATCCGCAGGCCTTTGGGCCGATGACACCGGATGCAGCGTTCAATACGGCGGTGAGCTTTGTGACCAACACGAACTGGCAGGACTACTCGGGCGAATCGACTGTCAGCTATCTCTCCCAGATGCTTGCGTTCACCGTGCAGAACTTCATGTCTGCAGCGACCGGGATTGCCGTCGTTGTCGCCTTGATCCGCGGCTTTGCCCGTCACTCGGTGAAGACGATTGGCAATTTCTGGGTCGACATGACTCGCACGACACTCTATATCCTGCTGCCTATCTCGTTCCTGCTTGCAATCTTCTTCGTCAGCCAGGGAGCGATCCAGAATTTCAAGGCATACCAGGACGTCTCGACGGTCCAGGTCACGACGTACCAGACTCCGAAAACGGATGCACAGGGCAATGCCGTGAAGGACGCCAAGGGTAACCCGGTGATGCAGGACGTCAAAGCCGACCGGCAGACGATCGCGATGGGACCGGTCGCGTCGCAGGAAGCAATCAAGATGCTTGGTACCAACGGTGGCGGATTCTTCAACGCGAATTCGGCGCACCCGTTTGAGAACCCGACACCGCTTTCGAACTTCGTCCAGCTTGTCACGATGCTATCGATCGGCGCGGCGCTTTGCATGGTCTTCGGTCGCATGGTAGGCGACCGGCGGCAGGGATACGCAGTGCTTGCCGCGATGACAATCGCGTTCGCTGTAGCCTGCTGGAGTGAGATTTCGGCAGAGCAGGCGGGCAACCCGATGTTTGCATCGCTAAATGTCGACCAGAGTGCGTCCGCTATGCAGGCAGGGGGCAATCAGGAAGGCAAGGAAGTTCGCTTTGGCATTGCCGATTCGGGCATCTTCACTGTGGCGACGACCGCTGCGTCATGTGGTGCTGTGAACAACATGCACGATTCGCTTACCCCGTTGGGAGGTCTGGTACCCATCCTGATGATGCAACTCGGCGAGGTCGTCTTCGGAGGCGTTGGTTCTGGCCTGTACGGCATGCTGGTCTTTGCGCTGCTTGCGGTGTTTATCGCCGGCCTCATGATCGGTCGTACGCCCGAATACATTGGCAAGAAGATTGAAGCCTACGACATGAAGATGGCATCCATTGCGATCCTCGTGATGCCGATGATCGTGCTGGTAGGTACGTCGATCGGTGTGATCTCACCACTCGGCACTGCAGGCATCGCCAACCCCGGCACCCATGGATTCTCGGAAATCCTTTATGCCTTTACGTCGGCCGGCAACAACAATGGCAGCGCTTTCGCGGGCCTCTCCGTCAATACTCCGTTCTATAACGTGCTGCTTGCGATCGCCATGTGGTTCGGCCGTTTTGTGCCGATCGTCGCTGTGCTTGCCATTGCTGGCTCGCTTGCCGCAAAAAAGCGGCTCGCGGTTACCGAAGGCACGCTGCCCACGCACGGCCCGTTGTTCGTCGTGATGCTGCTCGGCTCGGTCATGCTGATTGGTGCGCTGACTTTCGTGCCGGCGCTCGCCCTGGGTCCGATTGCCGAGCATCTGCAGATGCTCGCGGGTCACTGA
- the kdpB gene encoding potassium-transporting ATPase subunit KdpB: MFDPALVKPAIVDSFRKLTPRTQFRNPVMFCVYVGSILTTILWLAALFGQAEAPAGFILAVTLWLWFTVLFANFAEALAEGRSKAQAASLRSAKKDVMAKKLNEPHPKAPIRIMTATDLRKGDVVLVETGDTIPADGEVIEGVASVDESAITGESAPVIRESGGDFSSVTGGTRVLSDWIVVRVTVNPGEAFLDRMIAMVEGAKRQKTPNEIALTILLVALSIVLLLATATLLPFSMFAVEAVKAGHVVTITALVALLVCLIPTTIGGLLSAIGVAGMSRMMQANVIATSGRAVEAAGDVDVLLLDKTGTITLGNRQASAFVPAPGVTEEALADAAQLASLSDETPEGRSVVVLAKQRFNIRQRDMAALHPVFIGFSAQTRMSGVDLADREIRKGASDAVKAYVEARGGRYPAEVNNVVTEVARRGSTPLVVAEKGEHGARVLGVIELKDVVKGGIKERFAELRKMGIKTVMVTGDNRLTAAAIAAEAGVDDFLAEATPEAKLATIRAHQSEGRMVAMTGDGTNDAPALAQADVAVAMNTGTQAAKEAGNMVDLDSNPTKLIEIVEIGKQMLMTRGSLTTFSIANDVAKYFAIIPAAFASTYPQLRVLDVMHLTTPASAILSAVIFNAIIIVMLIPLALKGVKYRAIGAASLLRRNLLVYGLGGIILPFPCIKLIDMVIAACGWA; this comes from the coding sequence ATGTTCGACCCTGCACTCGTCAAGCCGGCGATCGTGGACTCCTTCAGGAAACTGACGCCGCGCACGCAGTTCCGCAACCCGGTGATGTTCTGCGTGTACGTCGGCAGCATCCTGACCACGATCCTGTGGTTGGCAGCGCTCTTCGGACAGGCCGAGGCGCCGGCGGGCTTCATTCTCGCCGTGACGCTGTGGCTGTGGTTCACGGTGCTCTTCGCCAACTTCGCGGAGGCGCTTGCCGAAGGCCGTTCAAAGGCCCAGGCCGCGTCGCTGCGCAGTGCGAAGAAAGACGTGATGGCCAAGAAGCTCAACGAGCCGCATCCGAAGGCGCCGATCCGCATCATGACGGCTACCGATCTGCGCAAGGGCGATGTCGTGCTCGTCGAAACGGGCGACACGATTCCGGCCGACGGCGAAGTGATCGAAGGCGTCGCATCGGTCGACGAATCGGCGATTACCGGTGAATCCGCGCCGGTGATCCGCGAGTCGGGCGGCGACTTTTCGTCGGTGACCGGCGGTACGCGCGTGCTGTCGGACTGGATCGTCGTGCGCGTGACGGTGAACCCGGGCGAAGCGTTCCTCGACCGCATGATCGCGATGGTGGAAGGCGCGAAGCGTCAGAAAACGCCGAACGAAATCGCGCTGACCATTCTGCTCGTCGCGTTGTCGATCGTGCTGCTGCTGGCCACCGCCACGCTGCTGCCGTTCTCGATGTTTGCGGTCGAGGCGGTCAAGGCGGGTCACGTGGTGACGATCACCGCGCTCGTCGCGCTGCTCGTCTGCCTGATTCCGACCACGATCGGCGGTTTGCTGTCCGCGATCGGCGTGGCCGGCATGAGCCGCATGATGCAGGCGAACGTGATCGCGACGTCGGGCCGCGCGGTTGAAGCGGCCGGCGACGTCGACGTGCTGCTGCTCGACAAGACCGGCACGATCACGCTCGGTAATCGCCAGGCTTCGGCCTTCGTGCCGGCGCCGGGCGTCACCGAGGAAGCACTCGCGGACGCCGCGCAACTCGCGTCGCTGTCCGACGAAACGCCGGAAGGCCGTAGCGTCGTCGTGCTCGCGAAGCAGCGCTTCAACATTCGCCAGCGCGATATGGCCGCGCTCCACCCGGTCTTTATCGGCTTCAGTGCGCAGACCCGCATGAGCGGCGTCGACCTCGCGGACCGCGAGATCCGCAAGGGCGCGTCGGATGCCGTGAAGGCCTACGTCGAAGCGCGCGGCGGCCGTTACCCGGCTGAAGTGAACAACGTCGTGACCGAAGTCGCGCGGCGCGGCAGCACGCCGCTCGTGGTCGCCGAGAAGGGCGAGCATGGCGCGCGCGTGCTCGGCGTGATCGAGCTGAAGGACGTCGTGAAGGGTGGCATCAAGGAGCGCTTTGCCGAACTGCGCAAGATGGGCATCAAGACCGTGATGGTGACCGGCGACAACCGGCTGACCGCCGCGGCGATCGCAGCCGAAGCAGGCGTCGACGACTTCCTCGCGGAAGCGACGCCGGAAGCGAAGCTCGCGACGATCCGCGCGCACCAGTCCGAAGGCCGCATGGTCGCGATGACCGGCGACGGCACCAACGACGCACCGGCGCTCGCGCAGGCCGACGTCGCGGTGGCGATGAACACCGGTACGCAGGCCGCGAAGGAAGCGGGCAACATGGTCGACCTCGACTCGAATCCGACGAAGCTGATCGAGATTGTCGAGATCGGCAAGCAGATGCTGATGACGCGCGGTTCGCTGACCACGTTCTCGATCGCCAACGACGTCGCGAAGTACTTCGCGATCATTCCCGCGGCGTTCGCCTCGACCTATCCGCAACTGCGCGTGCTCGACGTGATGCATCTGACCACGCCGGCCTCGGCGATCCTGTCGGCGGTGATCTTCAACGCGATCATCATCGTGATGCTGATTCCGCTGGCATTGAAGGGCGTCAAGTATCGCGCGATCGGTGCGGCTTCGCTGTTGCGCCGCAACCTGCTGGTGTACGGCCTCGGCGGCATCATCCTGCCGTTCCCGTGCATCAAGCTGATTGACATGGTGATTGCCGCATGCGGCTGGGCATGA
- a CDS encoding copper resistance CopC family protein: MYSSRRFRTCITLAAFVLGSGAAGTVWAHVFPRTQVPAAGATVTSPGEVRIVFDGPLEAAFSTVTVTDASGKQVNTAKAAADAKDQDAIEVALPPLPTGHYTVHWAAVASDGHRTHGDYGFDVK, translated from the coding sequence ATGTACTCAAGCCGTCGCTTCCGGACCTGCATCACGCTCGCTGCCTTCGTGCTCGGATCGGGGGCGGCCGGCACGGTCTGGGCGCATGTCTTCCCGCGTACGCAGGTGCCCGCAGCTGGCGCCACGGTGACTTCGCCTGGCGAGGTGCGAATCGTTTTCGATGGGCCATTGGAAGCCGCCTTCTCGACTGTGACCGTCACCGATGCAAGCGGCAAACAGGTCAACACTGCAAAAGCCGCCGCCGATGCGAAAGATCAGGATGCGATCGAGGTCGCTTTGCCGCCCTTACCGACGGGACACTACACCGTGCATTGGGCGGCAGTTGCATCCGATGGTCACCGCACGCATGGCGACTACGGCTTCGACGTAAAGTAG
- a CDS encoding response regulator, whose amino-acid sequence MEPAVNVVLIEDDKYLRRMLRTALENETLRITGVETGRQGITAAASMRPDILIVDLGLPDMDGLEVIRELRAWSSIPIVVLSARRREEDKIAALDAGADDYVEKPFSIAELAARIRVQLRRLNPSVTADSRRIRFGDVAVDLETRTVERNGLPVHLTPIEFRLLIALARRAGSVLTHRQLLIEVWGPGRASNLHYLRIYMAHLRQKLERDPAQPEYMLTETAVGYRLVGVT is encoded by the coding sequence ATGGAACCAGCAGTCAATGTTGTGCTGATCGAAGACGATAAATACCTCAGACGCATGTTGCGCACGGCACTGGAAAATGAAACTCTGCGCATCACCGGCGTCGAGACAGGCCGGCAGGGCATCACCGCAGCCGCAAGCATGCGACCGGATATCCTCATAGTCGATCTGGGTCTTCCTGACATGGACGGCCTTGAGGTAATTCGCGAATTGCGCGCATGGTCTTCGATCCCGATCGTTGTGCTATCCGCGCGTCGTCGCGAAGAAGACAAGATCGCAGCACTGGACGCCGGTGCTGACGATTATGTCGAAAAACCCTTCAGCATTGCGGAGCTCGCCGCGCGTATCCGTGTCCAGTTGCGCAGGCTGAACCCGTCCGTGACAGCAGACTCGCGCCGGATAAGGTTCGGTGATGTCGCGGTCGATCTGGAGACTCGCACTGTCGAGCGGAATGGCCTACCGGTTCATCTGACTCCAATCGAATTCCGGCTACTCATCGCGCTTGCGCGACGTGCGGGATCGGTACTCACGCACAGACAGCTACTGATCGAGGTATGGGGCCCCGGACGGGCGAGCAATCTTCACTACCTGCGCATTTACATGGCCCATCTCAGGCAGAAGCTGGAGCGTGATCCAGCGCAACCCGAGTACATGTTGACGGAAACCGCCGTGGGCTATCGTCTCGTCGGAGTGACGTAG